In Phyllopteryx taeniolatus isolate TA_2022b chromosome 1, UOR_Ptae_1.2, whole genome shotgun sequence, the following proteins share a genomic window:
- the tasorb gene encoding protein TASOR isoform X2, whose protein sequence is MALNPSTMGKREADYSDAGSLQQEGGEPQKTSAATSANQNGDQPGCGDGVIPEQEAPERHNSVQADARSWSGSPTPGQRQSEERPRKAFQIPRKKKERKGLYQLLAPDSREFEDLVKLLSSFYLDASSRGSFSYCKARLLHNELLEKEFIEKRREMKQEGRTEQELAESYCFLYPDKSKLQWICEKGLSVGHSRITTVGNPSVGVYLSKFSDLLQINPFEVGSVGDMIIFKVMRGRVKHIHENMPSNAKEPATKFDCHLSKSANRVTSLLSYRAFELTQQYFFEFAFDEIKARPRHVCPYAVVSFQYKGKDAAATSLTTHRLGVVSSEGNRGRRCYSVWSGPLVTKGQELFPIRLRSSSRPYLPFKLPEKLEVNQGMQLDQVKRKIPAVLFSWDTYSASREVMKYGMSCSLFEVVEGKGKPTSGSLVALINKLEKDRMVLVKSLFDRGFLFLLSSAQMVESKERRGRVEKSLQAIFLFHESRAVFKYSSRLSEPEPLTTESHTNLKSLERFIPALHYAFFTLRPNPGKDPSSGVERQATDYLSRVHSGRVRPFILPDYKYHVDDRPYTVPLPRPKGNMDALLRSYIHNPSNYTLPVNKARDIIEQISNPTPVAAPVPVEYSPVSDWGGSDRSERLSERPPAERLAQEKSAPDPNRQGPGLARSNGAQLQPESHTESQPQPQPPKVQVSQSEYDKDKMKQLLKLIQLHKKAIVKGTGREKEDGACESNNLKRKFEGDERGEKNKHQRIDLLSNGEPSRGVPVGEDGGQSENLTAVMESMGIYDTDLRACGNTNTTAVHETQRLLKILLSTLNKAVAQGSISVKSNHGEQSTGPERVEPAFPPSDFAKQNEPSLQTNYTEEDMDCSPGSPFTAGSPLDQTQTSASTTCAIPTNEEKIQSLPEPKPESEAEAEAVTIESIEPKMPPAIDVKKVAAPPTLPLAEEVTFRPSISLETILNQEIHSLTSDIKNIMQSHCITYTLQLPPRLPLHNSWQHNSCFSDFVGQQGTPLSVQEHVEALCEQMEKFIPVPPVPPKASTPEPAETTSDLTMPSAMQTAKPEVQPPTMNTDSSQSSKQDTTVRETIEPKAKSDKVSAEIGEEAYSPSQIPPEPSDKSQKSGSAPSSSAVPSASADTGLLPGSLIGQLKPEVFSSLVEVFKSVTKNTVKFYIYTGDEGEESTVCKEIKEYLKSLGNSECTPQMFLENSSSLDKLLIIIQNEHIAAHVHKIPALVSLKKLPSVSFAGVDSLDDVKNHTYNELFVSGGLMVSDEFVLNPDLITQDRLQTLLNFLEEQSTPEQPWQWKVHCKSQKKLKEMGRLNTNAMGLLNLLTAYQKKHLVEFLPYHECDAQSRQAPDLECLIKLQAQNTQQRHLIFVTERPFEMFLQYSRNGIMIASIDDIMSAFHSLIGSINQNELPTPPSTVVNDECEGEEDMSLDSDDGETPTVIDGKQQNPEADNVKPPQPPLPNTDEFRPPLPDHQATPDGSPPQSDYSALKTAISQFKATNQLGIGSSDLGNSSPGGFPVNPHQSFLCPSASWSSYTGSSSYAASPAYPASPCSSNQEQEYRPPATVSTTTTPPSVSATAGPLANLASLPLEVKPPPPPHLMMLGHTYGTDPSGAGAPGTPPLTPALPYIDNSDTVKQSYMTGVPVSASCTPAQHADRTLGGPTEGGWGPPGTSTLKTASNQVAVPPGPVEPTVLPKSGEVVGGSNPGSQSGRTQVNCTEKAGASVGVPTVASRGGSVVRPKFPPQSMCGVGYGNVGRGMPPQMNHGPMRGAMGPGVFRGRGVPPVGLWPRPGPGHERMDGPGGDPCSWGYPTGRGGAQNYYTDYTYSHNYAPK, encoded by the exons CTTCAGTGGATCTGCGAGAAGGGTTTGTCAGTGGGACACTCCAGGATAACAACAGTTGGAAATCCATCAGTGG GCGTTTATCTCTCCAAATTCTCTGATTTGTTACAAATCAATCCATTTGAAGTTGGTTCAGTTGGAGACATGATCATTTTTAAAGTTATGAGG GGAAGAGTAAAGCACATCCATGAGAACATGCCAAGCAATGCTAAGGAACCGGCAACCAAGTTTGACTGTCATTTGTCCAAAAGTGCCAATAGGGTTACATCTTTGCTGTCTTACAGAGCATTTGAGCTCACACAG caatatttttttgagtTTGCGTTTGATGAAATTAAAGCTCGGCCCAGGCACGTGTGCCCCTACGCTGTGGTTTCCTTTCAGTATAAAGGCAAAGATGCTGCAGCGACCTCTTTAACTACACACAG GCTTGGCGTAGTTTCATCTGAAGGAAATCGAG GACGACGCTGCTATTCCGTGTGGAGTGGTCCACTGGTAACCAAGGGCCAGGAATTATTCCCAATCCGTTTACGATCGTCCTCACGGCCCTACCTTCCTTTCAAACT TCCTGAGAAGCTTGAGGTGAATCAAGGCATGCAGCTTGACCAGGTGAAGAGAAAGATTCCAGCGGTACTCTTCTCTTGGGACACCTACAGTGCATCACGGGAAG TGATGAAGTATGGGATGTCATGCAGCCTTTTTGAGGTTGTAGAAGGAAAAGGAAAACCGACCAGTGGCAGTCTGGTAGCACTGATAAATAAACTGGAGAAAGACAGGATG GTGCTGGTGAAGTCCCTGTTTGACCGGGGCTTTCTCTTCCTGCTGTCCTCAGCACAGATGGTGGAGTCCAAAG AACGGCGGGGGCGGGTTGAAAAGAGCCTGCAAGCAATATTCCTCTTTCACGAGTCAAGGGCGGTTTTCAAGTATT CATCCCGACTATCTGAGCCAGAGCCATTGACAACAGAGTCACACACTAATCTCAAATCTTTGGAACGTTTCATCCCTGCCTTGCATTATGCCTTTTTCACATTGCGCCCAAACCCAGGCAAGGACCCGAGTTCTGGTGTGGAGCGACAAGCCACGGACTATTTAAGTCGCGTACACTCAGGAAGAGTGCGGCCATTCATCTTGCCTGACTACAAATATCATGTGGATGACAGGCCATACACGGTTCCTTTACCCAGGCCCAAAGGGAACATGGACGCCTTACTGCGTTCTTACATTCACAACCCTTCCAACTATACTTTACCTGTGAACAAGGCAAGGGACATCATTGAACAAATAAGCAACCCCACACCTGTAGCTGCCCCAGTCCCTGTAGAATACAGTCCTGTTTCTGACTGGGGTGGCTCTGACCGCTCTGAGAGACTGTCAGAAAGGCCACCAGCAGAACGACTTGCACAGGAGAAGTCAGCTCCAGACCCCAACAGACAGGGGCCAGGGTTGGCCCGTTCGAATGGTGCCCAGTTGCAGCCCGAGTCCCACACTGAATCCCAGCCCCAACCGCAACCTCCAAAGGTGCAGGTGTCACAGAGCGAATACGATAAAGACAAAATGAAGCAGTTACTTAAACTGATCCAACTCCATAAGAAAGCAATAGTCAAGGGTACTGGGAGGGAAAAAGAGGACGGAGCTTGCGAGTCCAACAACCTCAAGAGGAAATTTGAAGGCGATGAACGGGGGGAGAAGAACAAACATCAACGCATAGATCTGTTGAGCAATGGCGAACCCAGCAGGG GGGTCCCAGTAGGAGAAGACGGTGGACAGAGTGAAAATCTGACTGCAGTCATGGAAAGCATGGGGATCTATGACACTGACCTGAGGGCTTGTGGCAACACCAATACAACAGCAGTTCACGAGACGCAGCGTCTCCTCAAGATACTGCTATCCACTCTCAACAAAGCCGTTGCTCAGGGATCAATATCTGTGAAGTCGAACCATGGTGAGCAGTCAACAGGTCCTGAAAGGGTGGAGCCTGCTTTTCCACCCTCAGattttgccaaacaaaatgAACCTTCTTTACAAACAAACTACACGGAG GAGGATATGGACTGTAGCCCTGGAAGTCCTTTCACTGCAGGCTCTCCATTAGACCAAACTCAAACGTCAGCTAGCACAACCTGTGCCATACCCACAAATGAAg AAAAAATACAGTCCCTTCCTGAGCCTAAGCCAGAATCAGAGGCAGAGGCAGAGGCTGTGACGATAGAGAGCATAGAGCCGAAGATGCCCCCTGCAATCGATGTCAAAAAGGTGGCTGCACCACCGACATTACCATTAGCAGAGGAAGTTACCTTCAGGCCCTCTATCAGCTTGGAGACCATACTCAACCAGGAAATTCACAGCCTCACTTCTGACATTAAAAACATCATGCAGAGTCACTGCATCACTTACACCTTGCAGCTACCTCCACGGCTACCTCTGCACAATTCCTGGCAGCACAATAGCTGCTTTTCAGACTTTGTTGGACAGCAAGGCACTCCTTTGTCCGTGCAGGAGCATGTCGAAGCACTTTGTGAGCAGATGGAAAAGTTCATCCCAGTCCCACCTGTTCCCCCCAAGGCCTCTACCCCAGAGCCGGCCGAGACGACATCTGATTTAACAATGCCATCGGCCATGCAAACTGCCAAGCCTGAGGTACAGCCCCCCACGATGAATACTGACTCCTCTCAGAGTAGTAAACAAGATACTACTGTTCGAGAAACTATCGAACCAAAGGCTAAATCTGATAAAGTTTCAGCAGAGATTGGAGAAGAGGCATATTCTCCCTCCCAGATCCCCCCAGAGCCATCAGATAAATCCCAAAAGTCCGGCTCTGCTCCTTCCTCCAGTGCTGTTCCTAGCGCCAGCGCTGATACCGGACTCCTGCCAGGCAGCCTCATTGGTCAGCTAAAACCTGAAGTTTTCAGCAGCTTGGTGGAGGTCTTTAAGTCTGTCACCAAGAATACGGTGAAGTTCTACATCTACACCGGCGATGAGGGAGAGGAGAGTACTGTCTGCAAGGAGATAAAG GAATACTTGAAAAGTCTTGGCAATAGCGAGTGCACCCCGCagatgtttttggaaaacagcaGCAGTCTAGACAAACTGCTCATCATCATTCAAAACGAGCACATTGCTGCACATGTGCACAAG ATTCCAGCGCTGGTGTCGTTGAAAAAGTTGCCCTCAGTGAGCTTCGCTGGTGTCGACAGTCTGGATGATGTCAAGAACCACACTTACAATGAACTGTTTGTGTCTGGAGGTTTGATGGTGTCGGATGAGTTTGTCCTTAATCCTGACCTCATCACACAGG ATCGCTTGCAAACACTGCTGAATTTCTTGGAGGAACAAAGTACCCCAGAACAACCCTGGCAGTGGAAGGTGCACTGCAAGTCACAGAAGAAGCTTAAAGAAATGGGCCG GTTGAACACCAATGCAATGGGGCTCCTAAACCTTCTGACAGCCTATCAAAAGAAGCACCTTGTAGAGTTCCTTCCTTACCACGAGTGCGACGCCCAGTCACGCCAAGCTCCAGATCTCGAATGTCTGATTAAGCTTCAAgctcaaaacacacaacagcGGCATCTCATCTTTGTCAcag AGAGGCCCTTTGAAATGTTCCTACAGTATTCCAGAAATGGAATAATGATTGCAAGCATTGATGATATTATGAGCGCTTTCCACAGCCTGATTGGCTCCATCAACCAAAATGAGCTTCCAACGCCGCCTTCTACTG TAGTGAATGATGAGTGTGAGGGAGAGGAAGACATGTCATTAGACTCCGATGATGGTGAGACGCCCACCGTCATCGATGGCAAACAACAGAATCCGGAAGCTGACAATGTGAAGCCACCACAGCCGCCCCTTCCAAACACGGATGAGTTCCGTCCACCGCTACCCGACCATCAGGCCACCCCTGATGGATCTCCGCCACAGTCTGACTACAGTGCTCTCAAAACCGCCATCTCTCAGTTCAAAGCTACAAACCAGTTAGGGATTGGCTCCTCGGACCTGGGAAACTCGTCTCCTGGAGGTTTTCCTGTGAATCCCCACCAAAGTTTCTTGTGTCCCTCCGCTTCGTGGTCTTCTTACACGGGCTCGTCTAGTTATGCAGCCTCCCCAGCCTATCCCGCCTCACCCTGCAGCAGCAACCAAGAACAGGAGTACCGGCCCCCAGCCACAGTCTCAACCACAACTACTCCCCCTTCTGTCAGCGCCACAGCAGGACCTCTCGCCAATCTGGCTTCCCTCCCTTTAGAGGTCAaacctcctcctccgcctcacCTCATGATGCTTGGCCACACATATGGCACGGACCCCTCAGGGGCTGGAGCTCCTGGGACTCCTCCGCTCACCCCTGCCCTCCCCTATATAGACAACAGTGACACAGTCAAGCAAAGTTACATGACTGGTGTTCCCGTAAGTGCTAGTTGTACCCCTGCACAACATGCAGACAGGACACTCGGTGGACCCACGGAGGGGGGTTGGGGGCCGCCAGGGACCAGCACTTTGAAGACTGCAAGCAATCAGGTTGCGGTTCCACCTGGCCCAGTTGAGCCCACTGTACTGCCCAAGAGCGGGGAAGTCGTTGGTGGTAgcaaccccggttctcagagtGGAAGGACTCAAGTGAATTGCACTGAGAAAGCTGGAGCTTCTGTAGGTGTTCCCACAGTAGCCAGCAGAGGGGGCTCAGTAGTCAGACCTAAATTTCCTCCACAGTCAATGTGTGGCGTGGGCTATGGTAATGTAGGCAGAGGCATGCCTCCACAGATGAATCATGGGCCAATGCGCGGTGCTATGGGTCCTGGGGTATTCCGGGGGAGAGGAGTTCCTCCAGTCGGACTTTGGCCACGACCAGGGCCTGGACACGAACGGATGGATGGGCCTGGAGGTGATCCTTGCTCTTGGGGTTACCCAACAGGCAGGGGTGGGGCACAAAATTACTACACGGACTACACATACTCTCATAATTATGCCCCTAAGTAG